Proteins co-encoded in one Malus sylvestris chromosome 9, drMalSylv7.2, whole genome shotgun sequence genomic window:
- the LOC126583826 gene encoding calcium-transporting ATPase 12, plasma membrane-type-like isoform X2: MALEINTEDQAAEGASLTAGLIMQTIGRRGTSLRYVVLGILFSSRIKKTRRLREASYEPLAAAPVPPTTASDHVIDIPLQERFSNKVARIVREKDLNSLRGHGGVEGILPLLRSHFEEGAVDGGQNPEGWNITKSPVEAKGFLYFLFEACNQYTFFFLLLSAGFSFAIEFMKQGVKDGWHDGVAILITTFLLIVFPSVQNYRNQRKSAQKHLLDRSKLMVNVERSTTEPTPITISGVMVGDIVHLKEGDRVLVDGLFIDHGEELVVDELLSSKIDCEQNPFVFSGSKVVKGHGRMIVTSVGANTAIAEMLSLVSDHNPMEKTLLQALMDKPNACMDFLACCVSILIALVMLIRLLFFKKYENYNERPDLKGEVSMNFVMRIFENIFLKPQGKISILASVLATVVIGIQHGMHVVITVALFQWKEKAAENQADPQDLSTSVTMGLITVICIETTADLMCNQTEVKEFWIGEKDLSSGEVDSETDQVLEALHQGISATASPANDRLISWLNTRWGSNAVLVNQRFETVEQRQWSSNEKYRGVLVRKIENDEQIMQLHCDGKASTILGMCSHYYDNRGESHNIGNQKRKFEEVIKKMEKKGLTPIAYAYKKTEAEDPTEDGLILLALVGLRCPYQEKLKLAVEALRKAGVSIKLVSEDELSKVKARASELGISPGSDDTEIEGEAFRRLNSMERLDKVDLISVMGSSLPKDKFLMVERLKKKGHIVAFYGGLTISDTLTLKEADIGIVEDLWSTEMARENADLIIRNGCFLSMNMKSGACAYHNIQQFSQLQLTACISGLLVTLVATMHLGESPLTAVHLIWVNLIMCLLGGPMMAIELQGTERHTQRPAKRTESLITKVIWKNIAVQVSYQASVLLILHCMGNTVPSMNEGVRNTMIFNTFTLCQVLNMFNTMDILKKEVLVVVLRSHWFLMALAAVLIIQVIIVEFGKGLASCVRLNALQWLICCVLAALSWGSVRAFKFLSAHLQRTTSTLMVSSHAGFSHLQRRLYVPICLFLILFVSSYCFRPEISPLALYIR; the protein is encoded by the exons ATGGCCCTCGAGATAAATACGGAGGATCAAGCTGCTGAAGGTGCCTCTCTTACTGCCGGCTTGATTATGCAGACCATCGGACGAAGGGGAACCTCGCTGAGATATGTTGTTCTAGgcattttgttctcatcacgCATTAAGAAAACCAGACGTCTGCGTGAAGCTAGTTATGAACCTTTAGCAGCAGCACCAGTGCCACCAACCACTGCCTCTGACCATGTGATTGACATCCCTCTTCAGGAACGGTTTTCGAACAAGGTTGCTCGAATTGTGAGAGAGAAGGACTTGAACTCACTCCGGGGACATGGTGGTGTTGAGGGCATCTTGCCACTTCTCAGGTCTCACTTTGAG GAAGGTGCCGTTGATGGTGGTCAAAATCCAGAAGGATGGAACATTACCAAGTCCCCAGTTGAAGCAAAAGGTTTCTTGTACTTTTTGTTTGAGGCGTGCAATCAGTAcacattttttttcctcttgcTCTCAGCCGGGTTTTCGTTCGCCATCGAATTCATGAAGCAAGGAGTCAAGGATGGCTGGCATGACGGTGTTGCCATACTCATCACCACGTTCTTACTTATTGTTTTCCCTTCAGTGCAGAACTACCGCAATCAGAGAAAGTCAGCGCAGAAGCACTTGCTGGATAGGAGCAAACTGATGGTGAATGTCGAAAGAAGTACCACAGAACCTACACCGATTACCATATCTGGCGTTATGGTGGGTGATATAGTTCATTTGAAGGAAGGAGACCGTGTTCTTGTTGACGGTTTGTTCATAGATCACGGTGAGGAACTGGTGGTGGATGAGTTATTGAGCTCGAAAATTGATTGTGAGCAAAATCCATTTGTTTTTTCGGGTTCAAAGGTTGTTAAGGGCCACGGCCGCATGATTGTGACATCAGTTGGTGCTAATACAGCTATTGCCGAGATGCTGAGCTTGGTGTCTGATCATAATCCAATGGAAAAAACACTGCTACAAGCTTTGATGGACAAACCGAATGCTTGTATGGATTTTCTTGCATGTTGTGTCTCGATACTGATTGCGCTTGTGATGTTGATACGCCTATTATTCTTCAAGAAGTACGAAAACTACAACGAGAGGCCAGACCTGAAAGGTGAAGTTTCAATGAATTTTGTGATGAGGATCTTTGAGAATATCTTCTTGAAACCtcaaggaaagatttccatcttaGCAAGCGTTCTCGCAACTGTGGTAATAGGGATACAGCATGGGATGCATGTTGTAATTACAGTTGCCCTTTTTCAATGGAAGGAGAAGGCGGCCGAAAATCAGGCAGATCCACAGGATTTATCAACTTCTGTCACCATGGGACTCATAACAGTTATCTGCATTGAAACAACGGCAGATCTAATGTGCAACCAGACGGAGGTCAAGGAATTTTGGATCGGCGAAAAGGATTTAAGCAGTGGTGAAGTGGACTCGGAAACTGACCAAGTTCTTGAGGCTCTCCATCAGGGGATCTCAGCTACCGCATCACCAGCAAATGATCGGCTCATTTCTTGGCTGAACACCAGATGGGGTAGTAATGCCGTGTTAGTTAACCAAAGATTTGAAACTGTTGAGCAGAGACAATGGAGCTCTAATGAGAAATATAGAGGGGTCTTAGTGAGGAAAATCGAGAATGATGAGCAGATTATGCAACTTCACTGCGACGGAAAAGCATCAACAATATTAGGCATGTGTTCACATTACTATGATAACAGAGGGGAAAGTCACAATATTGGAAACCAGAAGAGAAAATTTGAAGAGGTGATcaagaaaatggagaagaagGGTCTTACACCGATTGCATACGCATACAAGAAAACAGAAGCCGAAGATCCTACAGAAGATGGGTTGATTTTGTTGGCACTTGTCGGTCTTAGATGTCCATATCAAGAAAAGCTTAAATTGGCAGTGGAGGCTCTTAGAAAAGCTGGAGTAAGCATCAAACTGGTGTCGGAGGATGAGCTCTCTAAAGTGAAAGCTAGAGCTTCGGAGCTTGGGATCTCCCCTGGCTCAGATGACACAGAGATTGAAGGTGAAGCTTTCCGAAGGCTCAATTCCATGGAAAGGCTGGATAaggtggatttgatctctgtgaTGGGAAGTTCCCTCCCCAAGGACAAGTTTCTCATGGTGGAGCGGTTAAAGAAAAAAGGTCACATAGTTGCATTCTATGGAGGGCTAACCATCAGTGACACCTTGACCTTAAAAGAAGCTGATATAGGAATTGTTGAGGATCTCTGGAGCACCGAGATGGCCAGAGAGAACGCCGATCTTATAATTAGAAACGGATGTTTCTTAAGCATGAATATGAAGTCTGGTGCTTGTGCTTACCACAACATTCAGCAGTTCTCTCAACTTCAGCTCACCGCTTGCATATCGGGGTTACTGGTAACCCTAGTCGCAACGATGCATTTGGGAGAGTCCCCGTTAACAGCAGTTCACTTGATTTGGGTGAACTTGATAATGTGCCTTCTTGGTGGCCCAATGATGGCGATAGAGTTACAAGGTACCGAACGACACACTCAAAGACCTGCTAAGAGGACTGAGTCACTTATAACCAAAGTCATCTGGAAAAACATAGCAGTTCAGGTTTCATATCAGGCTTCCGTCTTGCTGATCTTACATTGCATGGGAAACACAGTACCGAGCATGAATGAAGGCGTCCGGAATACCATGATTTTCAATACTTTCACCTTATGCCAGGTCCTTAATATGTTCAATACCATGGACATATTAAAAAAGGAAGTGCTAGTTGTTGTCCTCCGAAGCCATTGGTTTCTGATGGCGTTGGCGGCTGTTTTGATCATCCAGGTGATCATTGTTGAGTTTGGAAAAGGACTAGCCAGCTGTGTGAG
- the LOC126583826 gene encoding calcium-transporting ATPase 12, plasma membrane-type-like isoform X3, with product MKQGVKDGWHDGVAILITTFLLIVFPSVQNYRNQRKSAQKHLLDRSKLMVNVERSTTEPTPITISGVMVGDIVHLKEGDRVLVDGLFIDHGEELVVDELLSSKIDCEQNPFVFSGSKVVKGHGRMIVTSVGANTAIAEMLSLVSDHNPMEKTLLQALMDKPNACMDFLACCVSILIALVMLIRLLFFKKYENYNERPDLKGEVSMNFVMRIFENIFLKPQGKISILASVLATVVIGIQHGMHVVITVALFQWKEKAAENQADPQDLSTSVTMGLITVICIETTADLMCNQTEVKEFWIGEKDLSSGEVDSETDQVLEALHQGISATASPANDRLISWLNTRWGSNAVLVNQRFETVEQRQWSSNEKYRGVLVRKIENDEQIMQLHCDGKASTILGMCSHYYDNRGESHNIGNQKRKFEEVIKKMEKKGLTPIAYAYKKTEAEDPTEDGLILLALVGLRCPYQEKLKLAVEALRKAGVSIKLVSEDELSKVKARASELGISPGSDDTEIEGEAFRRLNSMERLDKVDLISVMGSSLPKDKFLMVERLKKKGHIVAFYGGLTISDTLTLKEADIGIVEDLWSTEMARENADLIIRNGCFLSMNMKSGACAYHNIQQFSQLQLTACISGLLVTLVATMHLGESPLTAVHLIWVNLIMCLLGGPMMAIELQGTERHTQRPAKRTESLITKVIWKNIAVQVSYQASVLLILHCMGNTVPSMNEGVRNTMIFNTFTLCQVLNMFNTMDILKKEVLVVVLRSHWFLMALAAVLIIQVIIVEFGKGLASCVRLNALQWLLCCVLAALSWGSVRAFKFLSAHLQRTTSALMVSSHVGFSHRQRRLYIPIWFYVPTWLFLIFSVSLYCIRSEISPLALYIR from the coding sequence ATGAAGCAAGGAGTCAAGGATGGCTGGCATGACGGTGTTGCCATACTCATCACCACGTTCTTACTTATTGTTTTCCCTTCAGTGCAGAACTACCGCAATCAGAGAAAGTCAGCGCAGAAGCACTTGCTGGATAGGAGCAAACTGATGGTGAATGTCGAAAGAAGTACCACAGAACCTACACCGATTACCATATCTGGCGTTATGGTGGGTGATATAGTTCATTTGAAGGAAGGAGACCGTGTTCTTGTTGACGGTTTGTTCATAGATCACGGTGAGGAACTGGTGGTGGATGAGTTATTGAGCTCGAAAATTGATTGTGAGCAAAATCCATTTGTTTTTTCGGGTTCAAAGGTTGTTAAGGGCCACGGCCGCATGATTGTGACATCAGTTGGTGCTAATACAGCTATTGCCGAGATGCTGAGCTTGGTGTCTGATCATAATCCAATGGAAAAAACACTGCTACAAGCTTTGATGGACAAACCGAATGCTTGTATGGATTTTCTTGCATGTTGTGTCTCGATACTGATTGCGCTTGTGATGTTGATACGCCTATTATTCTTCAAGAAGTACGAAAACTACAACGAGAGGCCAGACCTGAAAGGTGAAGTTTCAATGAATTTTGTGATGAGGATCTTTGAGAATATCTTCTTGAAACCtcaaggaaagatttccatcttaGCAAGCGTTCTCGCAACTGTGGTAATAGGGATACAGCATGGGATGCATGTTGTAATTACAGTTGCCCTTTTTCAATGGAAGGAGAAGGCGGCCGAAAATCAGGCAGATCCACAGGATTTATCAACTTCTGTCACCATGGGACTCATAACAGTTATCTGCATTGAAACAACGGCAGATCTAATGTGCAACCAGACGGAGGTCAAGGAATTTTGGATCGGCGAAAAGGATTTAAGCAGTGGTGAAGTGGACTCGGAAACTGACCAAGTTCTTGAGGCTCTCCATCAGGGGATCTCAGCTACCGCATCACCAGCAAATGATCGGCTCATTTCTTGGCTGAACACCAGATGGGGTAGTAATGCCGTGTTAGTTAACCAAAGATTTGAAACTGTTGAGCAGAGACAATGGAGCTCTAATGAGAAATATAGAGGGGTCTTAGTGAGGAAAATCGAGAATGATGAGCAGATTATGCAACTTCACTGCGACGGAAAAGCATCAACAATATTAGGCATGTGTTCACATTACTATGATAACAGAGGGGAAAGTCACAATATTGGAAACCAGAAGAGAAAATTTGAAGAGGTGATcaagaaaatggagaagaagGGTCTTACACCGATTGCATACGCATACAAGAAAACAGAAGCCGAAGATCCTACAGAAGATGGGTTGATTTTGTTGGCACTTGTCGGTCTTAGATGTCCATATCAAGAAAAGCTTAAATTGGCAGTGGAGGCTCTTAGAAAAGCTGGAGTAAGCATCAAACTGGTGTCGGAGGATGAGCTCTCTAAAGTGAAAGCTAGAGCTTCGGAGCTTGGGATCTCCCCTGGCTCAGATGACACAGAGATTGAAGGTGAAGCTTTCCGAAGGCTCAATTCCATGGAAAGGCTGGATAaggtggatttgatctctgtgaTGGGAAGTTCCCTCCCCAAGGACAAGTTTCTCATGGTGGAGCGGTTAAAGAAAAAAGGTCACATAGTTGCATTCTATGGAGGGCTAACCATCAGTGACACCTTGACCTTAAAAGAAGCTGATATAGGAATTGTTGAGGATCTCTGGAGCACCGAGATGGCCAGAGAGAACGCCGATCTTATAATTAGAAACGGATGTTTCTTAAGCATGAATATGAAGTCTGGTGCTTGTGCTTACCACAACATTCAGCAGTTCTCTCAACTTCAGCTCACCGCTTGCATATCGGGGTTACTGGTAACCCTAGTCGCAACGATGCATTTGGGAGAGTCCCCGTTAACAGCAGTTCACTTGATTTGGGTGAACTTGATAATGTGCCTTCTTGGTGGCCCAATGATGGCGATAGAGTTACAAGGTACCGAACGACACACTCAAAGACCTGCTAAGAGGACTGAGTCACTTATAACCAAAGTCATCTGGAAAAACATAGCAGTTCAGGTTTCATATCAGGCTTCCGTCTTGCTGATCTTACATTGCATGGGAAACACAGTACCGAGCATGAATGAAGGCGTCCGGAATACCATGATTTTCAATACTTTCACCTTATGCCAGGTCCTTAATATGTTCAATACCATGGACATATTAAAAAAGGAAGTGCTAGTTGTTGTCCTCCGAAGCCATTGGTTTCTGATGGCGTTGGCGGCTGTTTTGATCATCCAGGTGATCATTGTTGAGTTTGGAAAAGGACTAGCCAGCTGTGTGAGGTTGAATGCACTGCAGTGGCTATTATGTTGCGTTCTTGCAGCTCTTTCGTGGGGTTCTGTTCGGGCCTTCAAATTCCTTTCAGCACACCTCCAAAGAACAACTTCGGCACTGATGGTGAGCTCACACGTTGGATTCTCACATCGGCAGCGCAGATTATACATTCCCATTTGGTTTTACGTTCCCACTTGGTTGTTCCTCATCTTCTCTGTATCATTATACTGTATCCGCTCGGAAATTTCTCCACTCGCGTTGTATATCCGTTAA
- the LOC126583826 gene encoding calcium-transporting ATPase 12, plasma membrane-type-like isoform X1 has protein sequence MALEINTEDQAAEGASLTAGLIMQTIGRRGTSLRYVVLGILFSSRIKKTRRLREASYEPLAAAPVPPTTASDHVIDIPLQERFSNKVARIVREKDLNSLRGHGGVEGILPLLRSHFEEGAVDGGQNPEGWNITKSPVEAKGFLYFLFEACNQYTFFFLLLSAGFSFAIEFMKQGVKDGWHDGVAILITTFLLIVFPSVQNYRNQRKSAQKHLLDRSKLMVNVERSTTEPTPITISGVMVGDIVHLKEGDRVLVDGLFIDHGEELVVDELLSSKIDCEQNPFVFSGSKVVKGHGRMIVTSVGANTAIAEMLSLVSDHNPMEKTLLQALMDKPNACMDFLACCVSILIALVMLIRLLFFKKYENYNERPDLKGEVSMNFVMRIFENIFLKPQGKISILASVLATVVIGIQHGMHVVITVALFQWKEKAAENQADPQDLSTSVTMGLITVICIETTADLMCNQTEVKEFWIGEKDLSSGEVDSETDQVLEALHQGISATASPANDRLISWLNTRWGSNAVLVNQRFETVEQRQWSSNEKYRGVLVRKIENDEQIMQLHCDGKASTILGMCSHYYDNRGESHNIGNQKRKFEEVIKKMEKKGLTPIAYAYKKTEAEDPTEDGLILLALVGLRCPYQEKLKLAVEALRKAGVSIKLVSEDELSKVKARASELGISPGSDDTEIEGEAFRRLNSMERLDKVDLISVMGSSLPKDKFLMVERLKKKGHIVAFYGGLTISDTLTLKEADIGIVEDLWSTEMARENADLIIRNGCFLSMNMKSGACAYHNIQQFSQLQLTACISGLLVTLVATMHLGESPLTAVHLIWVNLIMCLLGGPMMAIELQGTERHTQRPAKRTESLITKVIWKNIAVQVSYQASVLLILHCMGNTVPSMNEGVRNTMIFNTFTLCQVLNMFNTMDILKKEVLVVVLRSHWFLMALAAVLIIQVIIVEFGKGLASCVRLNALQWLLCCVLAALSWGSVRAFKFLSAHLQRTTSALMVSSHVGFSHRQRRLYIPIWFYVPTWLFLIFSVSLYCIRSEISPLALYIR, from the exons ATGGCCCTCGAGATAAATACGGAGGATCAAGCTGCTGAAGGTGCCTCTCTTACTGCCGGCTTGATTATGCAGACCATCGGACGAAGGGGAACCTCGCTGAGATATGTTGTTCTAGgcattttgttctcatcacgCATTAAGAAAACCAGACGTCTGCGTGAAGCTAGTTATGAACCTTTAGCAGCAGCACCAGTGCCACCAACCACTGCCTCTGACCATGTGATTGACATCCCTCTTCAGGAACGGTTTTCGAACAAGGTTGCTCGAATTGTGAGAGAGAAGGACTTGAACTCACTCCGGGGACATGGTGGTGTTGAGGGCATCTTGCCACTTCTCAGGTCTCACTTTGAG GAAGGTGCCGTTGATGGTGGTCAAAATCCAGAAGGATGGAACATTACCAAGTCCCCAGTTGAAGCAAAAGGTTTCTTGTACTTTTTGTTTGAGGCGTGCAATCAGTAcacattttttttcctcttgcTCTCAGCCGGGTTTTCGTTCGCCATCGAATTCATGAAGCAAGGAGTCAAGGATGGCTGGCATGACGGTGTTGCCATACTCATCACCACGTTCTTACTTATTGTTTTCCCTTCAGTGCAGAACTACCGCAATCAGAGAAAGTCAGCGCAGAAGCACTTGCTGGATAGGAGCAAACTGATGGTGAATGTCGAAAGAAGTACCACAGAACCTACACCGATTACCATATCTGGCGTTATGGTGGGTGATATAGTTCATTTGAAGGAAGGAGACCGTGTTCTTGTTGACGGTTTGTTCATAGATCACGGTGAGGAACTGGTGGTGGATGAGTTATTGAGCTCGAAAATTGATTGTGAGCAAAATCCATTTGTTTTTTCGGGTTCAAAGGTTGTTAAGGGCCACGGCCGCATGATTGTGACATCAGTTGGTGCTAATACAGCTATTGCCGAGATGCTGAGCTTGGTGTCTGATCATAATCCAATGGAAAAAACACTGCTACAAGCTTTGATGGACAAACCGAATGCTTGTATGGATTTTCTTGCATGTTGTGTCTCGATACTGATTGCGCTTGTGATGTTGATACGCCTATTATTCTTCAAGAAGTACGAAAACTACAACGAGAGGCCAGACCTGAAAGGTGAAGTTTCAATGAATTTTGTGATGAGGATCTTTGAGAATATCTTCTTGAAACCtcaaggaaagatttccatcttaGCAAGCGTTCTCGCAACTGTGGTAATAGGGATACAGCATGGGATGCATGTTGTAATTACAGTTGCCCTTTTTCAATGGAAGGAGAAGGCGGCCGAAAATCAGGCAGATCCACAGGATTTATCAACTTCTGTCACCATGGGACTCATAACAGTTATCTGCATTGAAACAACGGCAGATCTAATGTGCAACCAGACGGAGGTCAAGGAATTTTGGATCGGCGAAAAGGATTTAAGCAGTGGTGAAGTGGACTCGGAAACTGACCAAGTTCTTGAGGCTCTCCATCAGGGGATCTCAGCTACCGCATCACCAGCAAATGATCGGCTCATTTCTTGGCTGAACACCAGATGGGGTAGTAATGCCGTGTTAGTTAACCAAAGATTTGAAACTGTTGAGCAGAGACAATGGAGCTCTAATGAGAAATATAGAGGGGTCTTAGTGAGGAAAATCGAGAATGATGAGCAGATTATGCAACTTCACTGCGACGGAAAAGCATCAACAATATTAGGCATGTGTTCACATTACTATGATAACAGAGGGGAAAGTCACAATATTGGAAACCAGAAGAGAAAATTTGAAGAGGTGATcaagaaaatggagaagaagGGTCTTACACCGATTGCATACGCATACAAGAAAACAGAAGCCGAAGATCCTACAGAAGATGGGTTGATTTTGTTGGCACTTGTCGGTCTTAGATGTCCATATCAAGAAAAGCTTAAATTGGCAGTGGAGGCTCTTAGAAAAGCTGGAGTAAGCATCAAACTGGTGTCGGAGGATGAGCTCTCTAAAGTGAAAGCTAGAGCTTCGGAGCTTGGGATCTCCCCTGGCTCAGATGACACAGAGATTGAAGGTGAAGCTTTCCGAAGGCTCAATTCCATGGAAAGGCTGGATAaggtggatttgatctctgtgaTGGGAAGTTCCCTCCCCAAGGACAAGTTTCTCATGGTGGAGCGGTTAAAGAAAAAAGGTCACATAGTTGCATTCTATGGAGGGCTAACCATCAGTGACACCTTGACCTTAAAAGAAGCTGATATAGGAATTGTTGAGGATCTCTGGAGCACCGAGATGGCCAGAGAGAACGCCGATCTTATAATTAGAAACGGATGTTTCTTAAGCATGAATATGAAGTCTGGTGCTTGTGCTTACCACAACATTCAGCAGTTCTCTCAACTTCAGCTCACCGCTTGCATATCGGGGTTACTGGTAACCCTAGTCGCAACGATGCATTTGGGAGAGTCCCCGTTAACAGCAGTTCACTTGATTTGGGTGAACTTGATAATGTGCCTTCTTGGTGGCCCAATGATGGCGATAGAGTTACAAGGTACCGAACGACACACTCAAAGACCTGCTAAGAGGACTGAGTCACTTATAACCAAAGTCATCTGGAAAAACATAGCAGTTCAGGTTTCATATCAGGCTTCCGTCTTGCTGATCTTACATTGCATGGGAAACACAGTACCGAGCATGAATGAAGGCGTCCGGAATACCATGATTTTCAATACTTTCACCTTATGCCAGGTCCTTAATATGTTCAATACCATGGACATATTAAAAAAGGAAGTGCTAGTTGTTGTCCTCCGAAGCCATTGGTTTCTGATGGCGTTGGCGGCTGTTTTGATCATCCAGGTGATCATTGTTGAGTTTGGAAAAGGACTAGCCAGCTGTGTGAGGTTGAATGCACTGCAGTGGCTATTATGTTGCGTTCTTGCAGCTCTTTCGTGGGGTTCTGTTCGGGCCTTCAAATTCCTTTCAGCACACCTCCAAAGAACAACTTCGGCACTGATGGTGAGCTCACACGTTGGATTCTCACATCGGCAGCGCAGATTATACATTCCCATTTGGTTTTACGTTCCCACTTGGTTGTTCCTCATCTTCTCTGTATCATTATACTGTATCCGCTCGGAAATTTCTCCACTCGCGTTGTATATCCGTTAA